A genome region from Camelina sativa cultivar DH55 chromosome 10, Cs, whole genome shotgun sequence includes the following:
- the LOC104719323 gene encoding protease Do-like 10, mitochondrial — MLLRSVRTVELLRRISTSSVSGFRTSPLFLQRCNGVQSYLPYGVTTTSETPFPTHISRHCYSISVSPQNENRDTNASAPVSLRRTNNRKITPRINYNRKISRRRQAGKSPTNSPAADAVDLALDSVVKIFTVSTSPSYFLPWQNKSQRESMGSGFVISGRRIVTNAHVVADHSFVLVRKHGSSIKHRAEVQAVGHECDLAVLVVDSEVFWEGMNSLELGDIPFLQEAVAVVGYPQGGDNISVTTGVVSRVEPTQYVHGATQLMAIQIDAAINPGNSGGPAIMGNKVAGVAFQNLSGAENIGYIIPTPVIKHFITGVEQCGKYIGFCSMGVSCQPMENAQLRIGFQMSPEMTGVLISKINPLSDAYRILKKDDVILSFDSVSIANDGTVPFRNRERITFDHLVSMKKPNESALVKVLREGKEQEFSITLKPLQPLVPVHQFDQLPSYYIFAGFVFVPLTQPYLHEYGEDWYNTSPRSLCVRALKDLPKKAGQQLVIVSQVLMDDINTGYERLTELQVKKVNGVEVDNLRHLCQLIENCNTENLRVDLEDDERVIFLNYQSAKIATSLILKRHRIASAMSSDLLIEQNPVTELASSCSVV, encoded by the exons AACGTTGCAATGGCGTTCAAAGCTATTTACCATACGGAGTAACAACAACATCAGAGACTCCTTTCCCCACTCATATCTCTCGCCACTGTTATTCTATTAGCGTGAGTCCACAAAATGAGAATCGAGACACGAACGCGTCAGCACCGGTTTCTCTACGGCGGACTAATAACAGAAAAATCACACCGCGAATTAATTATAACAGAAAGATTTCACGGCGGAGGCAGGCGGGAAAATCACCAACAAACTCGCCGGCGGCTGATGCGGTAGATTTGGCGTTGGACTCGGTGGTGAAGATCTTCACTGTTTCTACAAGTCCTAGTTACTTTCTTCCTTGGCAGAATAAGTCTCAGCGAGAATCAATGGGCTCTG GATTTGTGATTTCGGGAAGAAGGATTGTAACGAATGCTCATGTGGTGGCTGATCACTCGTTTGTGTTAGTTAGAAAGCATGGTTCGTCCATAAAGCATAGAGCAGAAGTACAAGCGGTTGGTCATGAATGTGATTTAGCTGTATTGGTAGTTGATAGTGAAGTGTTTTGGGAAGGTATGAATTCGTTGGAGCTAGGAGATATACCTTTTCTTCAGGAAGCTGTCGCTGTAGTTGGCTATCCTCAAG GTGGTGACAACATCTCTGTTACAACCGGTGTTGTGTCTCGAGTTGAACCCACACAATATGTTCACGGTGCCACACAGCTAATGGCTATACAAATAGATGCGGCGATTAACCCCGGGAATAGTGGTGGTCCAGCAATTATGGGAAACAAAGTAGCTGGTGTAGCGTTTCAGAATCTTTCAGGTGCTGAGAACATAGG CTATATCATTCCAACACCAGTAATTAAGCATTTCATAACTGGTGTTGAACAGTGTGGTAAATACATTGGTTTCTGCTCAATGGGTGTATCATGTCAGCCTATGGAGAATGCTCAACTCCGTATTGGGTTTCAGATGAGTCCTGAAATGACAGGGGTTCTTATAAGCAAAATAAACCCTCTATCAGATGCTTACAGAATTCTGAAGAAGGATGATGTTATTCTCTCATTTGATAGTGTTTCTATAGCAAATGATGGAACAG TTCCTTTCCGGAACAGGGAGAGAATCACTTTTGATCATCTGGTATCTATGAAAAAACCAAATGAATCAGCCTTGGTTAAAGTCTTGAGGGAGGGAAAAGAACAGGAGTTCAGTATCACACTAAAACCT CTGCAACCGCTGGTTCCAGTGCATCAATTTGATCAGCTCCCCAGTTATTACATTTTTGCGGGCTTTGTATTTGTACCTCTCACTCAGCCATACCTTCATGAATATGGAGAAGATTGGTACAACACTTCTCCCCGCAGTTTATGCGTGCGTGCATTGAAAGATTTGCCCAAAAAAGCCGGTCAACAACTTGTCATTGTCTCTCAG GTGTTAATGGATGACATCAACACAGGATACGAGCGTCTCACAGAGCTACAA GTGAAGAAAGTGAACGGAGTGGAAGTGGATAATCTGAGACATCTATGTCAGCTCATAGAGAACTGCAACACCGAGAATTTGAGGGTGGATTTAGAGGATGATGAGAGGGTAATCTTCTTGAACTACCAATCCGCAAAAATCGCCActtctttgattttgaaacGGCATAGAATAGCATCTGCAATGTCCAGCGATCTGCTTATTGAACAAAATCCAGTAACCGAGTTggcttcttcttgttctgtggTCTGA
- the LOC104719324 gene encoding uncharacterized protein LOC104719324, which translates to MTSSWEMQLVETAKEELEILQSQYPSRFAHLKDDLQSFISHLSEDHAPPRLSASSSSVVLTQESSNCKNKQKHKKRKCVMDNFGDQVSSSTVGKIHKNNNNKMGQRVVTKRKNRVEMVLERAQLCLQKIRDVKASLC; encoded by the exons ATGACTTCGTCGTGGGAGATGCAACTAGTGGAAACAGCTAAAGAGGAACTCGAGATTCTTCAATCTCAGTATCCTAGCCGCTTCGCCCACCTCAAAGACGATCTTCAATCTTTCATTTCTCACCTTAGTGAAGATCACGCGCCGCCGCGTTTGTCagcctcttcctcctccgtaGTCCTCACTCAAG AGTCATCAAACTGTAAGAATAAGCAAAAACATAAGAAGAGAAAGTGTGTCATGGACAATTTTGGAGACCAAGTGTCGTCGTCAACAGTGGGAAAGATCCACAAGAACAATAATAACAAGATGGGTCAGAGAGTGGTCACgaagagaaaaaatagagttgAAATGGTTCTTGAGAGAGCTCAACTTTGTCTCCAGAAGATAAGAGACGTGAAAGCCTCTTTGtgttga
- the LOC104720501 gene encoding uncharacterized protein LOC104720501 encodes MGSFDYWDSSTVFRAHLPTPDGRHDLQCQDEWRAAKWIRYTIWQTMVEYWETEEAQQRSLTYSKARMSDHGGLGPHVHLSGPKSYQQIHTKMERELGRPVSLGEVFIKTHTKPYGTYVDRKAEQISLNYEKNLQQKLSDLREHTSQPPELTADDYTSIFIQSTHKDSRGNMYGVGSLKHTLQPLLNGKENQRQESAMFQSLQEQMKETQRQIEEQAAYNSRHDAEVAARDAEVAAREALHFQAVAE; translated from the exons ATGGGATCCTTTGATTACTGGGACAGTTCAACAGTATTTCGAGCTCATCTGCCAACGCCGGATGGAAGACATGATTTGCAATGTCAAGACGAGTGGAGAGCGGCCAAATGGATCAGATATACTATTTGGCAAACAATGGTTGAGTATTGGgagactgaagaagcacaacaaaggagTCTCACCTACTCTAAAGCTCGTATGTCTGATCATGGTGGTCTTGGTCCTCACGTCCACTTATCAGGGCCAAAGTCTTATCAACAAATCCATACCAAAATG GAAAGGGAATTGGGAAGACCGGTTagtcttggtgaggtttttatTAAGACACATACCAAGCCATATGGTACTTATGTTGACCGGAAGGCGGAGCAAATCTCTCTCAATTATGAGAAGAACTTGCAGCAGAAGTTGTCCGACCTTCGAGAACATACTTCACAGCCTCCAGAGCTCACAGCAGATGATTACACAAGCATCTTTATTCAG tcTACTCATAAAGATTCAAGAGGAAACATGTATGGAGTTGGAAGTCTTAAGCATACTCTTCAACCTCTTCTCAATGGCAAGGAAAACCAACGACAAGAGTCTGCaatgtttcagtcattgcaagaGCAAATGAAGGAAACTCAACGTCAAATCGAAGAGCAGGCTGCTTATAATTCTCGTCATGATGCTGAGGTTGCTGCTCGTGATGCAGAGGTTGCTGCCCGTGAAGCACTACATTTCCAAGCTGTGGCTGAGTAG
- the LOC104720502 gene encoding uncharacterized protein At1g43920, Chloroplastic-like, which produces MSSSSETSVVAGFDHGVPSKCVCGAGVMIFTSRTEENPGRPFFRCITKRDPSSWTIKRDSHLFKWVEDAVYEEVQDALPKLGIMANEIVKTKTEVNDLIGALQDLKEEALWSKMEIRKFTKWLRVCFVYLCFVSVGIAYIVVVKAKQTNFGSFALGY; this is translated from the exons ATGAGTTCTAGCTCAGAGACATCGGTGGTAGCTGGGTTCGACCATGGAGTGCCATCGAAGTGTGTTTGTGGAGCCGGTGTAATGATCTTTACATCAAGAACTGAAGAGAATCCTGGTCGACCGTTCTTCAGGTGTATAACAAAAAGGGATCCTAGCTCGTGGACAATTAAAAGAGAT AGTCACTTGTTTAAATGGGTGGAGGATGCTGTGTATGAAGAAGTTCAAGATGCATTACCAAAACTAGGAATTATGGCCAATGAgattgtgaaaacaaaaacggAGGTTAATGATTTGATTGGTGCTTTACAAGACTTGAAGGAAGAAGCATTATGGAGCAAAATGGAAATCCGCAAGTTTACAAAGTGGTTGAGAGTGTGTttcgtttatctttgttttgtatCAGTTGGCATTGCTTACATAGTGGTTGTTAAAGCAAAGCAAACAAACTTTGGTTCGTTTGCTCTTGGTTATTAG